One window from the genome of Thermaerobacter marianensis DSM 12885 encodes:
- the secE gene encoding preprotein translocase subunit SecE has product MGRAASVRGAWERMARFFRQTVAELRRVVWPNRQQTVTYTAVVLGTVAFLAALIWVVDFVIRKVLELVLPG; this is encoded by the coding sequence ATGGGCAGGGCAGCGTCCGTGCGCGGGGCGTGGGAGCGCATGGCCCGGTTCTTCCGCCAGACCGTGGCCGAGCTGCGCCGGGTCGTTTGGCCCAACCGCCAGCAGACCGTGACGTACACGGCGGTGGTGCTGGGCACCGTCGCCTTCCTGGCGGCCCTGATCTGGGTCGTCGACTTCGTGATCCGCAAGGTCCTGGAACTGGTCCTGCCCGGATGA
- the rpmG gene encoding 50S ribosomal protein L33 — protein sequence MRVVINLECSECKRRNYATTKNKRTHTARLELRKYCKWCGRHTVHRETR from the coding sequence ATGCGGGTGGTCATCAACCTGGAGTGCAGCGAATGCAAGCGGCGTAACTACGCGACGACGAAGAACAAGCGGACCCACACCGCCCGGCTGGAACTGCGCAAGTACTGCAAGTGGTGCGGGCGGCACACGGTGCACCGCGAGACCCGGTAA
- the tuf gene encoding elongation factor Tu, with amino-acid sequence MAKAKFERTKPHVNVGTIGHVDHGKTTLTAAITKVLSKQGKAQFVAYDQIDKAPEERERGITIATAHVEYETDARHYAHVDCPGHADYVKNMITGAAQMDGAILVVSAADGPMPQTREHILLARQVGVPYIVVFLNKVDMVDDPELLELVELEVRELLSQYDFPGDEVPVIKGSALKALEEDPEAEKAILELMKAVDEYIPTPQRDVDKPFLMPVEDVFSITGRGTVATGRVERGRVKVGDEVELVGFTDKPRKTVVTGVEMFRKVLDEAVAGDNIGCLLRGMDKDEVERGQVLAKPGSINPHKKFVGNVYVLKKEEGGRHTPFFNGYRPQFYFRTTDVTGEIKLPEGVEMCMPGDNIEMTVELITPIAIEEGLRFAIREGGRTVGAGVVTKILE; translated from the coding sequence ATGGCCAAGGCGAAGTTCGAGCGGACGAAGCCGCACGTGAACGTGGGGACCATCGGGCACGTGGACCACGGGAAGACGACGCTGACGGCGGCGATCACGAAGGTGCTGTCCAAGCAGGGGAAGGCGCAGTTTGTGGCCTACGACCAGATCGACAAGGCGCCGGAGGAGCGGGAGCGCGGGATCACGATTGCGACGGCGCACGTGGAGTACGAGACGGACGCGCGGCACTACGCGCACGTGGACTGTCCGGGGCACGCGGACTACGTGAAGAACATGATCACGGGCGCGGCGCAGATGGACGGGGCGATTCTGGTGGTGTCGGCGGCGGACGGGCCGATGCCGCAGACGCGGGAGCACATTCTTTTGGCGCGGCAGGTGGGCGTGCCGTACATCGTGGTGTTTTTGAACAAGGTGGACATGGTGGACGATCCGGAGCTGTTGGAGCTGGTGGAGCTGGAGGTCCGGGAGCTGTTGAGCCAGTACGACTTCCCGGGGGACGAGGTGCCGGTGATCAAGGGGTCGGCGCTGAAGGCGCTGGAGGAGGATCCGGAGGCGGAGAAGGCGATCTTGGAGCTGATGAAGGCGGTGGACGAGTACATTCCGACGCCGCAGCGGGACGTGGATAAGCCGTTCCTGATGCCGGTGGAGGACGTGTTCAGCATCACGGGGCGCGGGACGGTGGCGACGGGTCGCGTGGAGCGCGGCCGGGTGAAGGTGGGCGACGAGGTGGAGCTGGTGGGCTTCACCGACAAGCCGCGGAAGACGGTCGTGACGGGCGTGGAGATGTTCCGCAAGGTGCTGGACGAGGCGGTGGCGGGGGACAACATCGGGTGCCTTTTGCGGGGCATGGACAAGGACGAGGTGGAGCGGGGGCAGGTATTGGCGAAGCCGGGGTCGATCAACCCGCACAAGAAGTTCGTGGGGAACGTGTACGTGCTGAAGAAGGAAGAGGGCGGGCGGCACACGCCGTTTTTCAACGGGTACCGGCCGCAGTTCTACTTCCGGACGACGGACGTGACGGGAGAGATCAAGCTGCCGGAGGGCGTGGAGATGTGCATGCCCGGGGACAACATCGAGATGACGGTGGAGCTGATCACCCCCATCGCCATCGAGGAAGGGCTGCGCTTCGCCATCCGCGAGGGCGGCCGCACCGTCGGCGCCGGCGTCGTCACCAAGATCCTCGAGTAA
- the sigH gene encoding RNA polymerase sporulation sigma factor SigH: METVNAHSHAPSLVERDLDRMEDEEIVEIARQGNAEALEYLIGKYKNFVRAKARSYFLVGADREDIIQEGMIGLYKAIRDFRSDKLSSFRAFAELCITRQIITAIKTATRQKHIPLNSYVSLNKPIYDEDSDRTLLDIISGSRVTDPEELFISREEFGDIEQKMGEILSELEWRVLNAYLDGKSYQEIADELNRHVKSIDNALQRVKRKLERYIESRNQQLDQPARA, translated from the coding sequence ATGGAGACGGTGAACGCCCATTCGCATGCCCCTTCGCTGGTGGAACGGGACCTTGATCGCATGGAAGACGAAGAAATCGTCGAAATCGCCCGGCAGGGAAATGCGGAGGCGCTGGAATACCTGATCGGGAAATACAAGAACTTCGTCCGCGCCAAGGCGCGCTCCTACTTCCTGGTTGGTGCCGACCGGGAAGACATCATCCAGGAGGGCATGATCGGGCTTTACAAGGCGATCCGGGACTTCCGCAGCGACAAGCTGTCGTCGTTCCGGGCCTTTGCGGAGCTTTGCATCACGCGTCAGATCATCACGGCCATCAAGACGGCCACGCGGCAGAAGCACATCCCCCTGAATTCGTACGTTTCGCTGAACAAGCCCATCTACGATGAAGACTCGGACCGCACCCTGCTGGACATCATCTCCGGTTCGCGGGTGACGGATCCGGAAGAGCTGTTCATCAGCCGGGAAGAGTTTGGCGACATCGAGCAGAAGATGGGCGAGATCCTCAGCGAGCTGGAGTGGCGCGTGCTCAACGCGTACCTGGACGGAAAGTCCTACCAGGAGATCGCCGACGAGCTGAACCGCCACGTCAAGTCCATCGACAATGCCCTCCAGCGCGTGAAGCGCAAGCTGGAACGGTACATCGAATCCCGCAACCAGCAACTGGACCAGCCGGCCCGGGCGTGA
- the rlmB gene encoding 23S rRNA (guanosine(2251)-2'-O)-methyltransferase RlmB, which produces MRPRGEAQGGAAAPGGGPARRGPGAPPGGRARRAGGAGPRRPAGEAAFLQVEGRRPVLELLGSAHPVHRVLVARGRRGAAIAELEQRARARGVPVEEVDPVEIERRAQTDTHQGVLALAAPLPRYDLLDLLDRAAGAGQPPLLVICAEIQDPHNLGAVFRTAEAAGAHGAVVPVHRSAPLGATVFKSSAGALVHLPVAEVTNLARSVEQLKERGVWVVAADPEGAEPYDRWDWTQPVAVVLGSEGRGVPPLVRRRCDGRVTIPMAGRVGSLNVSVAAGVLLFEAARQRRQQGLPSPTG; this is translated from the coding sequence ATGAGGCCCCGGGGGGAAGCGCAGGGCGGGGCCGCCGCCCCCGGCGGCGGCCCCGCGCGGCGCGGGCCGGGGGCGCCCCCGGGGGGCCGTGCCCGGCGGGCCGGCGGGGCGGGGCCCCGCCGGCCCGCCGGGGAGGCCGCGTTCCTCCAGGTGGAAGGGCGGCGGCCGGTGCTGGAGCTGCTGGGCAGCGCCCATCCCGTCCACCGGGTGCTGGTGGCCCGGGGCCGTCGCGGCGCGGCCATAGCCGAGCTGGAGCAGCGCGCCCGCGCGCGGGGCGTGCCGGTGGAGGAGGTGGACCCGGTGGAGATCGAGCGCCGGGCCCAGACGGACACCCATCAGGGCGTCCTGGCCCTGGCCGCCCCCCTGCCCCGCTACGATCTGCTGGACCTGCTGGACCGGGCGGCGGGGGCGGGCCAGCCGCCGCTGCTGGTGATCTGCGCCGAGATCCAGGATCCCCACAACCTGGGGGCGGTGTTCCGCACGGCGGAGGCGGCCGGCGCCCACGGCGCGGTGGTGCCCGTCCACCGCAGCGCGCCCCTGGGGGCCACGGTCTTCAAGAGCTCGGCCGGGGCCCTGGTCCACCTGCCGGTGGCCGAGGTGACGAACCTGGCGCGGTCGGTGGAGCAGTTGAAGGAGCGGGGCGTCTGGGTGGTGGCCGCGGACCCCGAAGGGGCCGAGCCCTACGACCGCTGGGACTGGACCCAGCCGGTGGCCGTGGTGCTGGGCAGCGAGGGCCGCGGCGTGCCGCCCCTGGTGCGGCGCCGCTGCGACGGCCGCGTCACCATTCCCATGGCCGGGCGCGTGGGATCCCTCAACGTCTCGGTGGCCGCCGGCGTCCTCCTCTTCGAAGCCGCACGCCAGCGACGGCAGCAGGGGCTGCCAAGCCCCACCGGCTAG
- the cysS gene encoding cysteine--tRNA ligase: MQIYNTLTGQKEPFEPLEPGRVRMYNCGPTVYDYFHVGNLRTFLFFDVVRGWLEYRGYRVRYVQNFTDIDDKLIRRAAERGITVKELADEQIRAYFEDADALGIVRADVHPRVSEKIGAIIALIRRLIDQGYAYVAGGDVFFDVERFRHYGKLSGQKTEQLLAGARVEAAENKRNPLDFALWKAQKPGEPAWDSPWGPGRPGWHIECSAMAMDELGQTIDIHSGGSDLVFPHHENEIAQSEAATGKPFARYWMHVALVQVGGQRMGKSMGNFWRVRDLRARYHPEAIRLFILSAHYRNPLEFSLEALDQAERARQRLANFIAHLEHLLQVTAPAEAGGIPDDLGARGAGATGAAEDGGAAGSAGTARAAGATAATAGVDWPARLARARAEFEAAMDDDFNTADALAALFTLARDGHKVLGPDSPRPWIQATLDLVRELGGPLRLFRTVAREEPAGDAQALLDLLVEVRQYARSVRDYELADRIRHRLAELGYWLEDTPAGTRVRRGEPAALRGRGA; the protein is encoded by the coding sequence ATCCAGATCTACAACACGCTGACGGGGCAAAAGGAACCCTTCGAACCGCTGGAGCCGGGCCGGGTGCGCATGTACAACTGCGGCCCCACGGTCTACGACTACTTCCACGTCGGCAACCTGCGCACGTTCCTCTTCTTCGACGTGGTGCGGGGGTGGCTGGAGTACCGCGGGTACCGGGTGCGGTACGTCCAGAACTTCACCGACATTGACGACAAGCTGATCCGCCGCGCGGCCGAGCGGGGCATCACCGTCAAGGAGCTGGCCGACGAGCAGATCCGCGCCTACTTCGAGGACGCGGACGCCCTGGGCATCGTCCGGGCCGACGTGCACCCCCGCGTGTCCGAGAAGATCGGTGCGATCATCGCCCTGATCCGGCGGCTCATCGATCAGGGCTACGCCTACGTGGCCGGTGGCGACGTGTTCTTCGACGTGGAGCGCTTCCGCCACTACGGCAAGCTCTCCGGGCAGAAGACCGAGCAGCTGCTGGCCGGTGCACGGGTCGAGGCGGCGGAGAACAAACGTAACCCGCTGGACTTCGCCCTGTGGAAGGCCCAGAAGCCCGGCGAGCCCGCCTGGGACAGCCCCTGGGGCCCCGGCCGCCCCGGCTGGCACATCGAGTGCTCGGCCATGGCCATGGACGAACTCGGCCAGACCATCGACATCCACTCCGGGGGCAGCGATCTGGTCTTCCCCCATCATGAGAACGAGATCGCCCAGAGCGAGGCGGCCACCGGCAAGCCCTTCGCCCGCTACTGGATGCACGTGGCCCTGGTCCAGGTGGGCGGCCAGCGCATGGGCAAGTCCATGGGCAACTTCTGGCGCGTGCGCGACCTGCGCGCCCGCTACCATCCCGAGGCGATCCGGCTGTTCATCCTCTCCGCCCACTACCGCAACCCGCTGGAGTTCAGCCTCGAGGCCCTGGACCAGGCGGAGCGGGCCCGGCAGCGGCTGGCCAACTTCATCGCACACCTGGAGCACCTCTTGCAGGTGACGGCGCCCGCGGAGGCCGGTGGGATACCCGACGATCTGGGGGCTCGGGGTGCCGGTGCCACGGGCGCAGCGGAGGACGGGGGTGCCGCGGGTTCCGCGGGCACCGCCCGCGCTGCCGGCGCGACGGCGGCGACGGCCGGCGTCGACTGGCCGGCCCGGCTGGCCCGGGCCCGGGCCGAGTTCGAGGCGGCCATGGACGACGACTTCAACACCGCCGATGCCTTGGCGGCCCTGTTCACCCTGGCCCGCGACGGGCACAAGGTCCTGGGCCCGGACAGCCCGCGCCCCTGGATCCAGGCCACCCTGGACCTGGTGCGCGAGCTGGGCGGGCCCCTGCGCCTCTTCCGCACCGTCGCCCGGGAGGAACCGGCCGGCGACGCGCAGGCGCTGCTGGACCTGCTGGTGGAGGTCCGCCAGTACGCCCGCTCCGTGCGGGATTACGAGCTGGCCGACCGCATCCGCCACCGGCTGGCCGAGCTGGGTTACTGGCTGGAGGACACGCCGGCGGGAACGCGGGTACGGCGGGGCGAGCCGGCGGCCCTGCGGGGGCGTGGCGCATGA
- the cysE gene encoding serine O-acetyltransferase → MRRLLERLREDVRVVFERDPAARSVLEVIFFYPGLHALWMHRVAHWFYRRRLYFIARGISHFSRWLTGIEIHPGARIGRRCFIDHGLGVVIGETAEIGDDVTIYQGVTLGGTGKERGKRHPTLGNGVLVGVGAKVLGAITVGDNSRIGAGAVVVKPVPPNCTVVGIPGKVVIRDGRRVGVDLNHGELPDPVSEAIQRLQDYVEDLEHRLMTLEQELAAVRREREQEAAPPAVAGPGGRSRAGADERGSERRPAEAACGR, encoded by the coding sequence ATGCGCCGCCTGCTGGAACGCCTGCGGGAAGACGTTCGGGTCGTCTTCGAGCGGGACCCTGCGGCCCGCTCGGTGCTGGAGGTCATCTTCTTCTATCCGGGGCTGCACGCGCTCTGGATGCACCGCGTCGCCCACTGGTTCTACCGGCGGCGGCTGTACTTCATTGCCCGGGGAATCTCCCACTTCTCCCGCTGGCTGACGGGCATCGAGATCCACCCCGGCGCCCGCATCGGCCGGCGGTGCTTCATCGACCACGGCCTGGGTGTGGTCATCGGCGAGACGGCGGAGATCGGCGACGACGTCACCATCTACCAGGGGGTGACCCTGGGCGGCACGGGCAAGGAGCGGGGCAAGCGCCACCCCACCCTGGGCAACGGCGTGCTGGTGGGCGTCGGGGCCAAGGTGCTGGGCGCCATCACCGTCGGCGACAACAGCCGCATCGGCGCCGGCGCGGTGGTGGTGAAACCCGTCCCGCCCAACTGCACGGTGGTCGGCATCCCGGGCAAGGTGGTCATCCGCGACGGCCGCCGGGTTGGCGTCGACCTGAACCATGGCGAGCTGCCCGACCCCGTCTCGGAGGCCATCCAGCGGCTGCAAGACTATGTGGAGGACCTGGAACACCGCCTGATGACGCTGGAGCAGGAACTGGCGGCCGTGCGCCGGGAGCGGGAGCAGGAGGCGGCCCCGCCCGCCGTTGCCGGTCCCGGCGGCCGGAGCCGGGCCGGTGCGGACGAACGCGGCAGCGAGCGCCGGCCGGCCGAGGCGGCCTGCGGCCGGTAG
- a CDS encoding septal ring lytic transglycosylase RlpA family protein: MRTARALGRAARAALFLLAMGAAAGGAWPAAGAPPRPSPQGPVVAATAGGPWASSWTQQVQRLGDFAAFLATDTRSQWQEAAGDLARWSRQALPRLEEALAAARDVVAASAEASAPVWRQLRDRLGGWWPPDLPGADLPGTAWPPADPSALGSPAAVAGDAAGFADAAADEPGRPAVEPGPPAGAAPGMGRGTARPPASGIAGGGGDVAVPALVAGAATAPGEPSRLRQAAPGPVPAAAQDAAKPLSPAAAGAERDGPSSAGGGDAAPGHGGEAAGDAARSSQDGHRARDTNGELDETPAPAGGEQVPAPAAGEEADGRWIPAVASWYGPGFYGRPTASGEIFTGREMTAAHRTMPFGTVLLVTYPETGRSVQVRINDRGPFVEGRDLDLSEAAAEALGMVSAGVVRVFYRVLRWGG, from the coding sequence ATGCGGACGGCAAGGGCTCTCGGGCGGGCGGCCCGCGCGGCGCTGTTCCTGCTCGCCATGGGAGCCGCTGCCGGCGGCGCCTGGCCGGCGGCCGGCGCGCCGCCCCGGCCGTCCCCGCAAGGGCCGGTGGTGGCTGCCACCGCCGGAGGCCCGTGGGCGAGCTCGTGGACCCAGCAAGTGCAGCGGTTGGGCGACTTCGCCGCCTTCCTGGCGACCGACACCCGCAGTCAGTGGCAAGAGGCCGCCGGGGACCTGGCCCGCTGGAGCCGCCAGGCCCTACCGCGCCTGGAAGAGGCCCTGGCTGCCGCCCGGGACGTGGTCGCCGCGTCGGCGGAGGCGTCGGCACCCGTGTGGCGCCAGTTGCGGGATCGGTTGGGCGGCTGGTGGCCGCCGGACCTGCCGGGCGCGGATCTGCCGGGTACGGCGTGGCCGCCCGCCGACCCGTCGGCCCTGGGGTCGCCGGCGGCGGTGGCCGGCGATGCAGCCGGGTTCGCGGACGCGGCGGCGGACGAACCCGGCCGGCCGGCGGTGGAGCCGGGGCCGCCGGCCGGGGCGGCCCCGGGCATGGGCCGTGGCACCGCCCGCCCCCCGGCCTCCGGTATCGCCGGCGGAGGCGGGGACGTCGCCGTGCCGGCGCTGGTGGCCGGCGCCGCCACGGCACCCGGGGAGCCGTCCCGGCTCCGGCAGGCTGCTCCCGGGCCGGTTCCGGCCGCGGCCCAGGATGCGGCCAAGCCTCTATCGCCCGCCGCGGCCGGTGCGGAACGCGACGGGCCCAGTTCCGCCGGGGGCGGGGACGCCGCCCCCGGCCACGGCGGGGAGGCAGCAGGGGATGCCGCCCGCAGCAGCCAGGACGGGCACCGCGCCCGCGACACCAACGGGGAGCTCGACGAGACACCGGCTCCGGCGGGGGGCGAGCAGGTGCCCGCTCCGGCCGCCGGCGAGGAGGCGGACGGCCGGTGGATCCCCGCGGTGGCGTCCTGGTACGGCCCCGGCTTCTACGGCCGCCCCACGGCCAGCGGCGAGATCTTCACCGGCCGGGAGATGACGGCCGCCCACCGCACCATGCCCTTCGGCACCGTCCTTTTGGTGACGTATCCCGAGACGGGCCGCAGCGTCCAGGTGCGGATCAACGACCGCGGGCCCTTTGTGGAGGGCCGCGACCTGGACCTGTCGGAGGCCGCCGCCGAAGCGCTCGGCATGGTCTCGGCCGGCGTCGTTCGGGTGTTCTACCGCGTCCTGCGCTGGGGCGGCTAG
- the ispD gene encoding 2-C-methyl-D-erythritol 4-phosphate cytidylyltransferase yields the protein MTRRDEPAGAGPAPVTGPGAGGDGAAQVAATGDVAAVVPAAGRSVRFGGGVNKVFRDLAGRPVLARSLAALAAAGVRRAVVALRPEDRPLWEEEVAPGLPPDLEVDLVEGGAEREDSVYAALARLAEGLRPPRWVLVHDAARPLARPELIRRVLEAARRHGAAVPAVPLGDTIKEVAAERGGDGDRVVQWVVATLPRHRLRAVQTPQGFAFDRLWEAHQEARRRGWRGFTDDAALLERLGVPVAVVPGDPANMKLTWPEDVAVAEHRLAAGDAEAGGATPVAAGPVGGGAAAAGAAAGPAPGPGGLLPPFRVGIGYDVHRIAAAAGRPLILGGVTIPGAPGLDGHSDADVVLHAAMDALLGAAGLPDIGHWFPPGDPRWAGAASSRLAAEVVALLRRHGWEPAQVDVSVVAEAPRLAPHVEAMRRSVAAALGLPAGAVGIKATTNEGLGFAGRREGIAALAVALIVACR from the coding sequence GTGACCCGGCGGGACGAACCGGCCGGCGCCGGGCCGGCCCCGGTGACGGGCCCGGGGGCAGGGGGCGATGGGGCCGCGCAGGTCGCCGCCACGGGTGACGTGGCCGCCGTGGTCCCGGCGGCCGGGCGGTCGGTCCGCTTCGGCGGCGGCGTGAACAAGGTCTTCCGGGACCTGGCGGGCCGGCCCGTGCTGGCCCGATCCCTGGCCGCCCTGGCCGCGGCGGGAGTGCGGCGCGCGGTGGTGGCCCTGCGCCCGGAGGACCGGCCGCTCTGGGAAGAGGAGGTTGCGCCCGGACTGCCGCCGGACCTGGAGGTCGACCTGGTGGAGGGGGGCGCGGAGCGGGAGGATTCCGTCTACGCCGCCCTGGCCCGGCTGGCGGAGGGCCTGCGCCCGCCGCGCTGGGTCCTGGTGCACGATGCCGCCCGCCCCCTGGCGCGCCCGGAGCTGATCCGCCGGGTGCTGGAGGCAGCCCGCCGCCACGGTGCGGCGGTCCCCGCCGTGCCCCTGGGGGACACCATCAAGGAAGTGGCCGCGGAGCGGGGCGGGGACGGGGACCGGGTCGTCCAGTGGGTGGTGGCCACCCTGCCCCGCCACCGGCTGCGGGCCGTGCAGACCCCCCAGGGGTTCGCCTTCGACCGCCTGTGGGAAGCCCATCAGGAGGCCCGCCGCCGCGGCTGGCGCGGGTTCACCGACGACGCCGCCCTGCTGGAGCGGCTCGGCGTGCCCGTGGCCGTGGTGCCCGGGGACCCGGCCAACATGAAGCTCACGTGGCCGGAGGACGTGGCCGTGGCCGAGCACCGGCTGGCGGCCGGGGACGCCGAGGCGGGAGGGGCTACGCCCGTCGCCGCAGGCCCCGTGGGGGGCGGGGCCGCGGCCGCCGGGGCGGCGGCGGGACCCGCGCCTGGCCCAGGGGGGCTCCTCCCGCCCTTCCGCGTCGGCATCGGCTACGACGTCCACCGCATTGCCGCGGCGGCCGGCCGCCCCCTGATCCTGGGGGGCGTGACGATCCCCGGCGCCCCGGGGCTGGATGGCCATTCCGATGCCGACGTGGTCCTCCACGCCGCCATGGACGCCCTGCTGGGCGCCGCCGGCCTGCCCGACATCGGCCACTGGTTCCCGCCCGGCGACCCGCGCTGGGCGGGTGCGGCCAGCTCCCGCCTGGCGGCGGAAGTGGTCGCCCTGCTGCGCCGGCACGGCTGGGAGCCGGCCCAGGTGGACGTGTCGGTAGTGGCGGAGGCGCCCCGGCTGGCGCCCCACGTCGAGGCCATGCGCCGGAGTGTGGCCGCCGCCTTGGGGCTGCCCGCCGGGGCCGTGGGAATCAAGGCGACGACCAACGAGGGACTGGGCTTCGCCGGGCGCCGGGAGGGCATCGCCGCCCTGGCGGTGGCCCTGATCGTTGCGTGCCGGTAG
- a CDS encoding PIN/TRAM domain-containing protein has product MRLRSIRLAFAVLGALGGFGLAYYGLLQQESLRILAELPRQWTYGLMVLFLLLGGLGGYAAALRIWQQVVQFTQWVEARLVRTPIQDTLAGVLGLIAGLVIANLLSGPLGLVPVVGPLLPPIFAVLLAYLGAVVAVKRRDDLAHLLAALARPGRERERERERERNRERERPAPPPGSYKVLDTSAIIDGRIADVVATGFLEGTLVVPGFVLEELRRIADSADTLRRNRGRRGLEILRRIQQESPVPVEIYEGDVEGDDVDSKLLRLARRLNGKVVTNDYNLNQIAGLQGVPVLNVNELANAVKPVVLPGEAMEVQIIREGKEAGQGVGFLDDGTMIVVEGGKRYIGQRIDVEVSTVLQTAAGRMIFARPKVMGRAAP; this is encoded by the coding sequence GTGCGGTTGCGGTCCATCCGGCTGGCCTTTGCCGTCCTGGGCGCCCTGGGCGGCTTCGGGCTGGCCTACTACGGGCTGCTGCAGCAGGAGTCGCTGCGGATCCTGGCCGAGCTGCCCCGCCAGTGGACGTATGGACTCATGGTTCTTTTTTTGTTGCTCGGGGGGCTGGGCGGGTACGCGGCGGCCCTGCGCATCTGGCAGCAAGTGGTGCAGTTCACCCAGTGGGTGGAGGCGCGCCTGGTGCGCACGCCCATCCAGGACACCCTGGCCGGCGTCCTGGGACTGATCGCGGGCCTGGTCATCGCCAACCTGCTCAGCGGCCCGCTGGGACTGGTGCCGGTGGTCGGCCCGCTGTTGCCGCCCATCTTCGCGGTGCTGCTGGCCTATCTGGGCGCCGTGGTGGCGGTGAAGCGGCGGGACGATTTGGCCCATCTCCTGGCGGCGCTGGCCCGCCCGGGACGCGAGCGGGAACGGGAACGGGAGCGGGAGCGGAACCGGGAGCGGGAGCGGCCCGCCCCGCCACCGGGGTCGTACAAGGTGCTGGACACCAGTGCCATCATTGACGGGCGGATCGCCGACGTGGTGGCGACGGGCTTCCTCGAGGGCACGCTGGTGGTGCCCGGGTTCGTCCTGGAGGAACTGCGCCGCATCGCCGACTCTGCCGACACCCTGCGGCGTAACCGCGGCCGGCGGGGTCTGGAGATCCTGCGTCGCATCCAGCAGGAGTCGCCCGTGCCGGTGGAGATCTACGAGGGCGACGTGGAGGGCGACGACGTGGACAGCAAGCTCCTGCGGCTGGCCCGCCGGCTGAACGGCAAGGTGGTGACCAACGACTACAACCTCAACCAGATCGCCGGCCTGCAGGGCGTCCCGGTGCTCAACGTCAACGAGCTGGCCAACGCCGTCAAGCCCGTGGTGCTGCCGGGTGAGGCGATGGAGGTGCAGATCATCCGGGAGGGCAAGGAGGCCGGGCAGGGCGTGGGCTTCCTGGACGACGGCACCATGATCGTGGTGGAGGGCGGCAAGCGGTACATCGGCCAGCGCATCGACGTCGAGGTCTCCACGGTGCTGCAGACGGCGGCGGGGCGCATGATCTTCGCGCGGCCCAAGGTGATGGGCCGGGCGGCGCCGTGA
- a CDS encoding CarD family transcriptional regulator, translating to MFEVGDRVVYPMHGAGVIEAIEEREVLGKRHRYYVLRLPVGDMRVMIPTTTASRCGLRPVIPAEQVPAVLDALGDPAPPMDPNWNHRYREHADKLRTGDVLEVAAVVRNLSARQRERGLSGGERRLLDQARQILVSELTLASGLDQAAVDALVDRCLEGGAGDGPGPFPERGEASPGGGKAAGPAGSSGL from the coding sequence GTGTTCGAAGTCGGAGACCGCGTGGTCTACCCCATGCACGGCGCCGGGGTGATCGAGGCCATCGAGGAGCGGGAAGTGCTGGGGAAGCGGCACCGGTACTACGTCCTTCGCCTGCCCGTGGGCGACATGCGGGTGATGATCCCCACCACCACCGCGTCCCGGTGCGGCCTGCGCCCCGTGATCCCCGCGGAGCAGGTGCCGGCGGTGCTGGACGCCCTGGGAGATCCCGCCCCGCCCATGGACCCCAACTGGAACCACCGCTACCGGGAGCACGCCGACAAGCTGCGCACCGGCGACGTCCTCGAAGTCGCGGCGGTGGTGCGCAACCTCAGCGCCCGCCAGCGGGAGCGCGGGCTGTCCGGCGGGGAGCGGCGGCTGCTGGACCAGGCACGGCAGATCCTGGTCAGCGAGCTGACCCTGGCCAGCGGCCTAGACCAGGCGGCCGTCGACGCCCTGGTGGACCGGTGCCTGGAGGGTGGCGCCGGGGATGGGCCCGGGCCGTTCCCCGAACGAGGCGAGGCGTCCCCGGGAGGCGGTAAGGCAGCCGGCCCGGCCGGTTCGTCCGGTTTATAA